In Sphingomonas sp. Leaf357, a single genomic region encodes these proteins:
- a CDS encoding NAD(P)H-quinone oxidoreductase, with the protein MTDIPELMRAIDPEAPGGPEVLTVVERPVPVPGEGEVLVRVAAAGVNRPEVMQRKGLYPPPPGASSILGMEISGTIVAVGPGVMAEVIGQPVCALITAGAYADYAVAPWGQCLPVPEALSMVEAAAMPETLFTVWTNLFERGYAAEGDTVLVHGGTSGIGTMAIGLCNLFGVTVIVTAGSDDKCAAARKIGADHAINYKTEDFVARVKAITGGKGVQVVLDMVGGEYVPRNLQCLADDGRHVSIAVQGGMTATIPLFDIMRRRLTLTGSTLRPRDTAFKSLVADELARTVWPHVEAGRLKPILDRTFPLAQAPAAHERMEAGDHVGKIVLTME; encoded by the coding sequence ATGACCGATATTCCAGAATTGATGCGCGCGATCGATCCCGAAGCGCCGGGCGGGCCGGAGGTGCTGACCGTGGTGGAGCGCCCGGTGCCGGTGCCGGGCGAGGGCGAGGTGCTCGTCCGCGTCGCCGCCGCCGGGGTCAACCGGCCCGAGGTCATGCAGCGCAAGGGGCTGTACCCCCCGCCGCCCGGCGCCTCGTCGATCCTCGGCATGGAGATTTCCGGCACGATCGTCGCGGTCGGGCCGGGCGTGATGGCGGAGGTAATCGGGCAACCGGTCTGCGCGCTGATCACGGCGGGGGCCTATGCCGATTACGCCGTCGCCCCCTGGGGGCAGTGCCTGCCGGTGCCCGAGGCGCTGAGCATGGTCGAGGCGGCGGCGATGCCCGAGACTCTGTTCACCGTATGGACGAACCTGTTCGAGCGTGGTTACGCGGCGGAGGGCGATACCGTGCTGGTCCATGGCGGCACCAGCGGCATCGGCACGATGGCGATCGGCCTGTGCAACCTGTTCGGCGTGACCGTGATCGTGACGGCGGGCAGCGACGACAAATGCGCGGCGGCGAGGAAGATCGGCGCGGATCACGCGATCAACTACAAGACCGAGGATTTCGTCGCCCGGGTGAAGGCGATCACCGGCGGCAAGGGCGTGCAGGTCGTGCTCGACATGGTCGGCGGGGAATATGTGCCGCGCAACCTGCAATGCCTGGCCGATGACGGCCGCCACGTCTCGATCGCGGTGCAGGGCGGGATGACCGCGACGATCCCGCTGTTCGACATCATGCGTCGCCGCCTCACGCTCACCGGATCGACGCTCCGCCCGCGCGACACCGCGTTCAAGTCGCTCGTCGCCGACGAACTCGCCCGCACCGTCTGGCCGCACGTCGAGGCCGGCCGCCTGAAACCGATCCTCGACCGTACCTTCCCGCTCGCCCAGGCACCGGCGGCGCACGAACGGATGGAAGCGGGCGATCACGTCGGTAAGATCGTCCTGACGATGGAGTAG
- a CDS encoding GGDEF domain-containing protein, which produces MVRFCLAVLIFASTMGIAAPSASAQGLAGTVGVPLHLCVLRDAPGLTAARVIKSPAGFNCATPQPDFGPGDYWLISHTLPEGLSHNRLMVRQASVWQTRMTLHALYPGGRIATLETDGRGATEHLQLGAIIERWLPRSETRPVRLLWHVEGAANLRGIVIAPTIATSSQSARSNTIMSAVYAGFAGVCVALLLYNLGLARALRYAFFPFYCLMMVGMLLYAFSSSGALAWAFPTIQNNARLSMNYVLLAATGIAAINFLRHFFEPHVISPWLGRIVRLASLAVALPAIGVALFAPWHRWAFDLAYTLGFVVLLATIVPILVAAWHRKSQYLWLFVVAWSAPIVLAGMRTAFGLNLIGYNFWLDNSTILSMIFEALLSSLAIAYRILLITRERDVAREQEIAARLLADADPLTGLMNRRAFLREAIGRDGEQQLLLLDIDNFKGVNDTIGHDGGDEVLRLVARTLRIASHAQALVARLGGEEFAIVSGPGEPVDAERILSALRTARMPYDLTVTASVGLHRGTLLREADWKAMYCAADFALFEAKAAGRDRVRGKDTPHFPAAIAA; this is translated from the coding sequence ATGGTTCGTTTCTGTCTCGCTGTCCTGATCTTCGCTTCAACGATGGGTATCGCGGCTCCGTCCGCGTCGGCGCAAGGCCTGGCGGGCACGGTCGGGGTGCCGCTGCACCTGTGCGTGCTGCGCGACGCCCCCGGCCTGACCGCGGCGCGCGTGATCAAGAGTCCGGCCGGGTTCAATTGCGCCACGCCGCAGCCGGATTTCGGACCGGGCGATTATTGGTTGATCAGCCATACGCTGCCCGAGGGGCTGTCGCACAATCGCCTGATGGTGCGACAGGCGAGCGTCTGGCAGACCCGGATGACGCTGCATGCGCTGTATCCCGGCGGCCGGATCGCCACGCTCGAAACCGACGGGCGCGGCGCGACGGAGCATCTTCAGCTCGGCGCGATCATCGAACGGTGGCTGCCGCGCAGCGAGACCCGTCCGGTGCGCCTGTTGTGGCATGTCGAGGGCGCGGCGAACCTGCGCGGCATCGTCATCGCGCCGACGATCGCGACGAGCAGCCAATCGGCACGATCGAACACGATCATGAGCGCGGTCTATGCCGGGTTCGCCGGCGTGTGCGTCGCCTTGCTGCTCTACAATCTCGGGCTGGCGCGCGCGCTGCGCTACGCCTTCTTCCCATTCTATTGCCTGATGATGGTGGGAATGCTGCTCTACGCCTTCTCGTCTTCCGGCGCGCTCGCCTGGGCCTTCCCCACGATCCAGAACAACGCGCGGCTCAGCATGAACTACGTGCTGCTGGCGGCGACCGGAATCGCAGCGATCAATTTCCTGCGCCATTTTTTCGAACCGCACGTCATCTCCCCCTGGCTCGGGCGGATCGTGCGCCTGGCATCCCTGGCGGTCGCGCTGCCGGCAATCGGCGTGGCGCTGTTCGCGCCGTGGCACCGATGGGCGTTCGACCTGGCCTACACGTTGGGCTTCGTCGTGCTGCTCGCCACGATCGTGCCGATCCTGGTCGCGGCCTGGCACCGCAAGAGCCAGTATCTGTGGCTGTTCGTGGTCGCGTGGAGCGCGCCGATCGTGCTGGCCGGGATGCGCACCGCGTTCGGGCTGAACCTGATCGGCTATAATTTCTGGCTCGACAATTCGACGATCCTGTCGATGATCTTCGAAGCGTTGCTCTCCAGCCTCGCGATCGCCTATCGCATCCTGCTGATCACCCGCGAGCGCGACGTGGCGCGCGAACAGGAGATCGCCGCGCGGCTGCTCGCCGATGCCGACCCGCTGACCGGGCTGATGAACCGCCGCGCTTTCCTGCGCGAAGCGATCGGGCGCGACGGCGAACAGCAATTGCTGCTGCTCGACATCGACAATTTCAAGGGCGTCAACGACACGATCGGCCATGACGGCGGCGACGAGGTGCTGCGTCTGGTCGCCCGCACTCTGCGCATCGCCAGCCACGCCCAGGCCCTGGTCGCGCGGCTCGGCGGCGAGGAGTTCGCGATCGTTTCCGGGCCGGGCGAACCGGTCGATGCGGAGCGGATCCTTTCCGCCCTGCGCACCGCGCGCATGCCTTACGACCTGACCGTGACGGCCAGTGTCGGGCTGCATCGCGGCACCCTGTTGCGGGAGGCAGATTGGAAGGCGATGTATTGCGCCGCCGATTTCGCCCTGTTCGAGGCCAAGGCCGCGGGGCGGGACCGGGTGCGCGGCAAGGACACGCCGCACTTTCCCGCCGCGATCGCCGCCTGA
- the clpA gene encoding ATP-dependent Clp protease ATP-binding subunit ClpA has product MPSFASALETTLHKALEAASSRRHEYATLEHLLLALIDDEHASKVMISCGVELDELKATVGHYLDTELEALKVDAATDPSPTSGFQRVVQRAILHVQSSGRDEVTGANVLVALFSERESYAVYFLQQQDMSRLDAVSFISHGVGKGGAAPETREVKGAEDDKPAKGQEKGKSESALKQFTVDLNEKAKNGKVDPLIGRGPEVDRTIQILCRRSKNNPLYVGDPGVGKTAIAEGLARKIIEGDVPEVLLPAVIYSLDMGALLAGTRYRGDFEERLKAVVSELEKLPDAILFIDEIHTVIGAGATSGGAMDASNLLKPALSGGTIRCIGSTTYKEFRNHFEKDRALLRRFQKIDVNEPTIEDTIKILAGLRSAFESHHKVKYTPDAIKSAVELSARYINDRKLPDKAIDVIDEVGAMQMLVAPNKRKKTITTREIEQVIATMARIPPKSVSTDDTKALESLETDLKRVVFGQNTAIEKLASAIKLSRAGLRDPEKPIGNYLFTGPTGVGKTEVAKQLASIMGIPLQRFDMSEYMERHSVSRLIGAPPGYVGFDQGGLLTDAIDQQPHSVLLLDEIEKAHPDLFNILLQVMDNGRLTDQHGKTVDFRNVILIMTTNAGASDMARETLGFGQLSREGEDEQAVQKMFTPEFRNRLDAIVPFGYLPTEVVARVVDKFILQLELQLADRNVHINLDDESKTWLTAKGYDKLYGARPMGRLIQEKIKQPLAEELLFGKLVHGGEVTVKMKDGALSFEITPAAPKKPRKKGKAEIADAK; this is encoded by the coding sequence ATGCCATCTTTCGCCTCCGCGCTGGAAACCACCCTCCACAAGGCGCTCGAAGCCGCGTCGTCGCGGCGCCACGAATATGCGACGCTCGAACATCTGCTGCTCGCGCTGATCGACGACGAACATGCCAGCAAGGTGATGATCTCCTGCGGCGTCGAACTCGACGAACTGAAGGCCACGGTCGGCCATTATCTCGACACCGAACTGGAAGCGCTGAAGGTCGATGCCGCGACCGATCCGTCGCCGACGTCGGGCTTCCAGCGCGTCGTGCAGCGCGCGATCCTGCACGTGCAGTCCTCGGGCCGCGACGAGGTGACCGGAGCGAACGTGCTGGTCGCCCTCTTCAGCGAGCGCGAAAGCTATGCCGTCTATTTCCTCCAGCAGCAGGACATGAGCCGCCTCGATGCCGTCAGCTTCATCAGCCACGGCGTCGGCAAGGGCGGCGCGGCCCCGGAGACTCGCGAAGTGAAGGGTGCCGAGGACGACAAGCCGGCCAAGGGGCAGGAGAAGGGCAAGAGCGAAAGCGCGCTCAAGCAGTTCACCGTCGACCTCAACGAGAAGGCCAAGAACGGCAAGGTCGATCCGCTGATCGGCCGTGGCCCCGAGGTGGATCGCACGATCCAGATCCTGTGCCGCCGCTCGAAGAACAACCCGCTGTATGTGGGCGATCCGGGCGTGGGCAAGACCGCGATCGCCGAGGGTCTCGCGCGCAAGATCATCGAGGGCGACGTGCCCGAGGTGCTGTTGCCGGCGGTGATCTATTCGCTCGACATGGGCGCGCTGCTCGCGGGTACGCGCTATCGCGGCGATTTCGAGGAGCGGCTGAAGGCGGTCGTCAGCGAACTCGAGAAGCTGCCCGATGCGATCCTGTTCATCGACGAGATCCATACCGTGATCGGTGCCGGCGCGACCAGCGGCGGGGCGATGGACGCCTCGAACCTGCTGAAGCCCGCTTTGTCGGGCGGCACGATCCGCTGCATCGGCTCGACCACGTACAAGGAATTCCGCAATCACTTCGAGAAGGACCGCGCGCTGCTGCGGCGCTTCCAGAAGATCGACGTCAACGAGCCGACGATCGAGGATACGATCAAGATCCTCGCCGGCCTGCGCTCGGCGTTCGAGAGCCACCACAAGGTGAAGTACACGCCCGACGCGATCAAGTCGGCGGTGGAGCTCAGCGCGCGCTACATCAACGACCGCAAGCTGCCGGACAAGGCGATCGACGTGATCGACGAGGTCGGCGCGATGCAGATGCTGGTGGCGCCGAACAAGCGCAAGAAGACGATCACGACACGCGAGATCGAACAGGTGATCGCGACGATGGCGCGCATCCCGCCGAAATCGGTCTCGACCGACGATACCAAGGCGCTGGAATCGCTCGAGACCGATCTCAAGCGGGTGGTGTTCGGGCAAAATACCGCGATCGAGAAGCTGGCCTCGGCGATCAAGCTGTCGCGCGCCGGCCTGCGCGATCCGGAGAAGCCGATCGGCAACTATCTGTTCACCGGCCCCACGGGCGTCGGCAAGACGGAAGTGGCCAAGCAGCTCGCCTCGATCATGGGCATTCCGCTCCAGCGCTTCGACATGTCGGAATATATGGAACGACATTCGGTCAGCCGGCTGATCGGTGCGCCTCCCGGCTATGTCGGGTTCGACCAGGGCGGGTTGCTGACCGATGCGATCGACCAGCAGCCGCATTCGGTGCTGCTGCTCGACGAGATCGAGAAGGCGCATCCGGACCTGTTCAACATCCTGTTGCAGGTGATGGACAATGGCCGCCTGACCGACCAGCACGGCAAGACGGTGGACTTCCGCAACGTCATCCTGATCATGACGACCAATGCCGGTGCCTCCGACATGGCGCGCGAGACTTTGGGCTTCGGGCAACTCAGCCGCGAGGGCGAGGACGAGCAGGCGGTGCAGAAGATGTTCACGCCGGAGTTCCGCAACCGCCTGGATGCGATCGTTCCGTTCGGCTATCTGCCGACCGAAGTGGTGGCCCGCGTGGTCGACAAGTTCATCCTGCAGCTCGAACTGCAGCTGGCCGACCGCAACGTGCACATCAACCTGGACGACGAGTCGAAGACGTGGCTGACCGCCAAGGGCTATGACAAGCTCTACGGTGCCCGCCCGATGGGCCGCCTGATCCAGGAGAAGATCAAGCAGCCGCTGGCCGAGGAATTGCTGTTCGGCAAGCTGGTCCATGGCGGCGAGGTGACGGTGAAGATGAAGGACGGTGCACTATCGTTTGAAATCACGCCGGCCGCGCCAAAGAAACCGCGCAAGAAGGGCAAGGCCGAAATCGCCGACGCCAAGTAA
- a CDS encoding DUF1192 domain-containing protein, with the protein MDLDEIFAGKSDDPLTMLVRQDLDPLSVAELDARIAALEAEIERTRGKKERAVNHRASADGLFKR; encoded by the coding sequence ATGGATTTGGACGAGATCTTCGCCGGTAAGTCCGACGATCCGCTGACCATGCTGGTGCGGCAGGATCTCGACCCGCTGTCCGTGGCGGAACTGGATGCCAGGATCGCGGCCTTGGAGGCCGAGATAGAACGGACGCGCGGAAAAAAAGAACGCGCCGTTAACCACCGCGCAAGCGCAGACGGCCTATTCAAGAGATAA